The Papio anubis isolate 15944 chromosome 5, Panubis1.0, whole genome shotgun sequence genome has a segment encoding these proteins:
- the LOC103885432 gene encoding uncharacterized protein LOC103885432 isoform X1: MMESFLSRQQGICQGKEEAGRERPAEGGFVFSARVLRLGFIVSRCGATADPKTGRQKWCSLETMSQKNCEDESRAPTSPSLLEEGDPGPLSSQQQATSSRDKKPLSSLHLSHRAQVALEYLPFFCTYGYLLAEEGLDLQPETPLQEDSELLSGFFPYYRSEEESLPSIALPGWSHRGSQDAPTEREAQAGCFCRTTVRDKCSAASAHSDLISGSSHPLARCPILQVSAAFAHDSDQDAPLSRNHGLYASGFVHYYRTPEEGLHTSPGPPASPSGS; the protein is encoded by the exons ATGATGGAATCTTTTCTCAGCAGGCAGCAGGGGATTTGCCAGGGTaaagaggaggctgggagggagaggCCTGCCGAGGGAGGCTTTGTCTTTTCAGCCAGAGTTTTACGATTAGGCTTCATCGTGTCACGATGCGGTGCTACTGCTGACCCCAAAACAGGACGCCAGAAGTGGTGCTCACTGGAGACT ATGTCTCAGAAGAACTGTGAGGATGAATCTAGAGCCCCAACCTCTCCTAGCCTCCTGGAGGAGGGTGACCCAGGGCCCCTGTCCTCCCAACAGCAGGCCACCAGTTCAAGGGACAAGAAGCCCCTAAGCTCCCTCCACCTTTCACATAGGGCCCAGGTGGCCTTGGAGTACCTGCCTTTCTTCTGTACCTATGGGTACCTCCTGGCAGAGGAGGGGTTGGACCTGCAGCCCGAGACACCGCTCCAGGAGGACTCAGAACTGCTCAGTGGGTTCTTCCCTTACTACCGCTCTGAGGAGGAGAGTTTGCCCAGCATAGCCCTTCCTGGCTGGTCACACAGGGGCTCCCAAGATGCGCCCACTGAGAGGGAGGCACAGGCTGGCTGCTTCTGCAGGACAACAGTCAGGGACAAATGCTCT GCTGCCTCGGCACACTCAGACCTCATCTCTGGGTCCTCACACCCACTGGCCCGCTGCCCCATCCTGCAGGTCTCGGCAGCGTTCGCCCATGACAGTGATCAGGATGCCCCTCTCTCCAGGAACCATGGTCTTTATGCCTCAGGATTCGTGCATTACTACAGAACCCCTGAAGAGGGGCTGCACACTAGCCCAGGGCCTCCTGCCTCTCCATCTGGGAGCTAG
- the LOC103885432 gene encoding uncharacterized protein LOC103885432 isoform X2, which produces MMESFLSRQQGICQGKEEAGRERPAEGGFVFSARVLRLGFIVSRCGATADPKTGRQKWCSLETMSQKNCEDESRAPTSPSLLEEGDPGPLSSQQQATSSRDKKPLSSLHLSHRAQVALEYLPFFCTYGYLLAEEGLDLQPETPLQEDSELLSGFFPYYRSEEESLPSIALPGWSHRGSQDAPTEREAQAGCFCRTTVRDKCSVSAAFAHDSDQDAPLSRNHGLYASGFVHYYRTPEEGLHTSPGPPASPSGS; this is translated from the exons ATGATGGAATCTTTTCTCAGCAGGCAGCAGGGGATTTGCCAGGGTaaagaggaggctgggagggagaggCCTGCCGAGGGAGGCTTTGTCTTTTCAGCCAGAGTTTTACGATTAGGCTTCATCGTGTCACGATGCGGTGCTACTGCTGACCCCAAAACAGGACGCCAGAAGTGGTGCTCACTGGAGACT ATGTCTCAGAAGAACTGTGAGGATGAATCTAGAGCCCCAACCTCTCCTAGCCTCCTGGAGGAGGGTGACCCAGGGCCCCTGTCCTCCCAACAGCAGGCCACCAGTTCAAGGGACAAGAAGCCCCTAAGCTCCCTCCACCTTTCACATAGGGCCCAGGTGGCCTTGGAGTACCTGCCTTTCTTCTGTACCTATGGGTACCTCCTGGCAGAGGAGGGGTTGGACCTGCAGCCCGAGACACCGCTCCAGGAGGACTCAGAACTGCTCAGTGGGTTCTTCCCTTACTACCGCTCTGAGGAGGAGAGTTTGCCCAGCATAGCCCTTCCTGGCTGGTCACACAGGGGCTCCCAAGATGCGCCCACTGAGAGGGAGGCACAGGCTGGCTGCTTCTGCAGGACAACAGTCAGGGACAAATGCTCT GTCTCGGCAGCGTTCGCCCATGACAGTGATCAGGATGCCCCTCTCTCCAGGAACCATGGTCTTTATGCCTCAGGATTCGTGCATTACTACAGAACCCCTGAAGAGGGGCTGCACACTAGCCCAGGGCCTCCTGCCTCTCCATCTGGGAGCTAG